The segment TTCAAGATACATTCTATTTAGAAAATTTAGAATCAAAAAATCCCGCATCTTCTTCTCAAATAAAAAACGTATCTTCATCTCATAAAAAAAATTGGAAATATGATTGGAAATTATCTGAATCACAAAAAATGGTTTTACGAACACATACTACATGTGTAACCATAAAACATCTTGCAGAACAAAAACCTGAAAACGCAAGAATTTTTTCAGTAGGCAGAGTATTTAGAAATGAAAAAGTTAGTTACAAACATCTAGTTGAATTTAATCAGATTGAAGGAATTGTAATTGGAAATAATACAACTCTACGTGATTTAATGGGAATCCAAAAAGAATTTTATAAAAAGTTAGGATTAACAAAAATTAAATTTTGGCCAACATTTTTCCCATACACTGAACCATCTTTACAAACAATGGTGTATAATGAAAAATTAGGAAAATGGATTGAACTATTTGGTATGGGAATTTTTAGACCTGAGGTAACAAAACCTCTGGGAATCGACAAACCTGTTTTAGCTTGGGGAGGAGGAATTGAGAGAATTGCAATGTTAAAGTATGAACTAGATGATGTTAGGGAATTTTATAATAACAATCTAAGTTGGTTGAGGAGTGTATAATTGCCTGTTGTTGAATTAAACATCAATCGAATTAAAAAATTAGTTTCTGGAAATGTAACAAGAAAACAAATTCTTGATGTGTTGCCGTTTCTCGGTTTGGATATTGAGTCTGAAGTTGGTGATGAAATTCGAATTGAATACAGTCCAAATAGACCTGATTACTCGACTGATTATGGAATTGCGACTGGTTTACAAGGTCTACTTGGAATAAAAAAAGGAATTCAAAAAACTAGTATTAAGAAAAAAGGTAATTTTGCAATTAAAGTAGAATCTTCTGTAACAAAAATTCGACCATATGTAACGGGAATTGTTGCAACAAATGGAAAATTGGATGATGTTGCAATCAAACAATTGATGAACATGCAAGAGGATCTTCACTTTGGAATAGGAAGAAAACGAAAGAAATCTTCTATTGGATTACATGATGCAGATAAGATATCTTTTCCTCTAACATACACAACTGTATCACGAGATCATAAATTTATCCCATTAAACGGTAACACTGAACAATCAATTGATGAAATTTTAACTAATACTGAGGTTGGTCAAAATTATGGTTCTGTAATTGAAAGTGCCAAAAATGTACCTATAATATTTGATTCAGAACAAAAAACCATATCTTTTCCACCCATTATCAATTCTGCATTAACTACTGTTACACCAAACACAAAAAACATTCTCATTGAAGTAACTAGTATTGATAAAGAAGCAGCTGAAGACATGCTTTCTGTTGTAGTATCAATTCTACAAACTGCTGGATTTGAATTTAATGAATTAAAAATTTCTGGAAACAAAAACTCCACACCTCAATTAAAAGAGAAAATTATGGTCTATGATCCAAAATTTACTTCTGAGATAATTGGTATAGACATGAATCCATCAAATATGGTTGCATGTTTAAAAAAATGTAGATTAGATGCATCAGTAAAAGGTAAAAAAATTACATGTACTATTCCTAGATATCGATTTGACATCTTTAGTCCAATGGATTTGACAGAAGAAATTGCTCTTGGATACGGAATTGCAAAAATTGAACCAAAATTATCTGCATCAACAACAATTGGTCAAAAAAATGATGTAACAATTAAAACAAAATTACTTAGTCAAACTGCAGTTGGTCTTGGATTTCTTGAGGCAATGAACTCAAGTCTTACAAGTAAAAAAGTTCTATATGAAATGACAAAAAGGAATTCATCAGAAATAATTTCTGTATTAGACTCAAAAAGTCAAGAACATACAATTCTTCGTGATTCTCTTTTACCTAGTATGTTAGATAATCTTTCAAAAAATATTCATGAATCATACCCTCAAAAATTATTTGAAACTGGAGTTGTGTTTTCTAAAAGGAAACCTATTGATGAATCAATTAATCTTGCAGCCGTAATTGCATACAAGGATACAAATTATTCTGAAATTAAAGCAATAATGCAATCACTTCTCAAAACTAATTTCAAAATTATTTCAGAAACAAAAACTTCTCAAAATAATGAATTATTCACAAAAGGAAGACATGCAGATATTTTCGTTAATAATAATAAAATTGGTGAAATTGGAGAAATTGATTCTAATATATTAGAAAATTTCAGAATTAGAACTTCTGTAGTAGGTTTTGAGATAAAATTATCTGGATTAATATTTGACTAGCTGAAATTAGGTAATGCCCAAAGAGCACGCATTCAGACGGATTAGGATGACGAGATCGTAATGATTACAATGATTTCTAATTCACCCAGGTTTGCGACATTGTGGGCAACCCCGGTTTCAGATCTGAAATGAGGATTTGGCTAAAACCAATGATTTTTTGCGAGTCAGGACCGGGGAACATTTTTTAAAATTTTAAATGTCCATTTCTAAAATCAATTTTGATTGAAATGGTAAATTATTGGCTTGCAAAACAAGAACCAAGTGGACCTAGAGGTTATCACATTCTTGATCTAAAAAAAGATAAGACAACTGTATGGGATGGTATTCATAACAATCAAGCACTAAAGTTTATGCGAGATGCAAAAAAAGGTGATGAAATCATTTACTATCATACTGGTACTGAAAGACAAGCAGTTGGTATAATGACTATTACATCAAATCCATACCCTAATCCAAAAGAAGACAACAAAAGATTCATTGTTGTAGATGTAAAATTCAAAAAATTGTTTAAAACTCCTGTAACGCTTGACGAGATGAAACTTCAAAAAAGTTTCAAAAACTGGGAACTATTGAGAATAATGAGATTATCTTTCATGCCTGTACCCCCAAATATTTGGAAAACCATTTTAAAATTATCTGATAAATAATTTTCCCAATAGGATAATTGATATACATGAACGTTGTAGTTTTTCCATGGCAACAGCATATGTACTCATTAACTGTGAGCTTGGTTCTGAGGAAGCTATCATCTCTCAGTTGAAAAATCTAGAAGGAGTAATAGAAGTTCACGGTACATTCGGTGCTTATGACATCTTGGCAAAAATTGAATCGTCAACAGTCGAAGCATTACGTGAAACAATTACCTGGAAGATTAGAAAAATAGAAAAGATTAGATCAACCCTAACCCTAATGGGCATAGAAGGTCAAACCTAATCACTACCCTTTTTGTTAAAATGCTCTTACATTTTATTTTTGTAATTAAAGAAGAAGATCTGCCGCATCGTAAAGATGAATTTGAATATGTTAAATCTATGGCAAAATTTTTTCAAAAATGGATAAAAGAAAATTTTTCAATATCATAT is part of the Candidatus Nitrosopelagicus brevis genome and harbors:
- a CDS encoding Lrp/AsnC family transcriptional regulator, whose amino-acid sequence is MATAYVLINCELGSEEAIISQLKNLEGVIEVHGTFGAYDILAKIESSTVEALRETITWKIRKIEKIRSTLTLMGIEGQT
- the pheT gene encoding phenylalanine--tRNA ligase subunit beta; its protein translation is MPVVELNINRIKKLVSGNVTRKQILDVLPFLGLDIESEVGDEIRIEYSPNRPDYSTDYGIATGLQGLLGIKKGIQKTSIKKKGNFAIKVESSVTKIRPYVTGIVATNGKLDDVAIKQLMNMQEDLHFGIGRKRKKSSIGLHDADKISFPLTYTTVSRDHKFIPLNGNTEQSIDEILTNTEVGQNYGSVIESAKNVPIIFDSEQKTISFPPIINSALTTVTPNTKNILIEVTSIDKEAAEDMLSVVVSILQTAGFEFNELKISGNKNSTPQLKEKIMVYDPKFTSEIIGIDMNPSNMVACLKKCRLDASVKGKKITCTIPRYRFDIFSPMDLTEEIALGYGIAKIEPKLSASTTIGQKNDVTIKTKLLSQTAVGLGFLEAMNSSLTSKKVLYEMTKRNSSEIISVLDSKSQEHTILRDSLLPSMLDNLSKNIHESYPQKLFETGVVFSKRKPIDESINLAAVIAYKDTNYSEIKAIMQSLLKTNFKIISETKTSQNNELFTKGRHADIFVNNNKIGEIGEIDSNILENFRIRTSVVGFEIKLSGLIFD
- a CDS encoding EVE domain-containing protein — translated: MVNYWLAKQEPSGPRGYHILDLKKDKTTVWDGIHNNQALKFMRDAKKGDEIIYYHTGTERQAVGIMTITSNPYPNPKEDNKRFIVVDVKFKKLFKTPVTLDEMKLQKSFKNWELLRIMRLSFMPVPPNIWKTILKLSDK